The DNA sequence ACGAATCAAAATAGAGGCATCGCCAGTTACTAGAGGAACAGTGAGAGAACCGAGCGTTCTAAGCGTATCGGTAAAGGTGGAAGAGGAGTTTGGTTTTGCGGAGACTAGCGTAGTTCACTTGGACGATCTGTATGCTGGAAAACTCTGCGCTGCACTTGATAGACAACACCCTAGAGACTTTTTTGATGTCAGAGGACTGCTTGACAATGAGGGCATAAGCGATGCTCTTATGGATGTGTTTATAGTGTACTTGATAAGCAGTAATCAACCTATATCAAAACTATTGCAACCAAACTTGATAGACATCAAAAGAATTTACGCTGAACAGTTTGTCGGGATGCCCATAGTTCCAATGCCTTTGGAAGTTTTAGAAGAAACTAGAGTAGAACTTGTTAGCACAATTCATTCTAAACTTACTCAAAATCATCGTGATTTTTTGATAGGCTTTAAAGAGGAAAATCCTGACTGGAGTTTGCTTCCTTTTGAAAACATAAAGGAACTTCCATCGGTAAAGTGGAAAATACTCAATCTTCAAAAAATGCCAAAAGTCAAAAAAGTTGAAGCTTTACAGAAGCTAAAAGATACACTAAAAATCTAAAATAAGGAGAATGAACAATGGAACAAGTTAAAACTGTAATGCAAGAAGAGTTTACAAAAAACTATGATTTTTACAAAGATTATGATGACATGGTTATCGACAAAGAGACAGAGCAAGTTTTTAAAACAAACTTTTTAAATGGAATGGTTCAGCTAGTGCCAGTGAGTAACAATACTGCTATGGAAAAGATCGAGCAAGGGCTTAGTGAGTTTGCGAAAAAACTCAAAAGGCAGGGGTTTTAAAAGCAAAAAATAACGCTTTTATGCAAGATATGATAATATAAAAAACAATAATAATTTTAGGTTTATGGCATGTCAAAGAAAAATTTAACAGAACGAGATATTTGTACAAAGTATATAACTCCAGCACTTATAGAGTCTGGTTGGAACTTACACTCTCAATTTAGAGAGGAAGTAACCTTTTTTACAAACGGTCGTATCTATGTTCACGGTAAGATGGTACGCCGAGGTGAGCAAAAAAGAGCTGATTATGTTCTTTACTACAAACCAAATATTCCTATAGCTATCATCGAAGCAAAAGACAACAAACATAGCATCGGTGATGGTATGCAACAGGGTCTAAGCTATGCAGAGATTTTAGATATACCTTTTGTTTATAGTACAAACGGTGATGGCTTTTTAGAGCATGACCCGACACTGACTCATGGCGTACTTGAAAAAGAGATAACACTTGGTAGTTTTCCGTCTCCAGATGAGCTTTGGCAAAGATATAAAAAGTACAGAGGTATTGAGGAAGATGAAGCGGAAAAAGTGGCACTTTCTCCTTACTACATTGATGATCCAAAAAGAGAACCAAGGTATTATCAAAAAAATGCCATCAACAGAACTATAGAAGCCATTGCCAAAGGTCAAAAAAGAATTTTGCTAGTAATGGCGACAGGTACTGGAAAAACTTACACTGCATTTCAGATCATCTACAGACTTTACAAATCAAGAAAAGCAAAAAGAATACTTTTTTTAGCAGATAGAAATATACTTGTAGATCAAACAAAGATAGGTGACTTTAAACATTTTGGCGACAAGATGACCAAAATTACCAATAGAACTATCGATAAATCTTTTGAAGTTTATCTCTCGCTTTATCAAGCTATTACGGGTAATAGTGAAGAGAAAAAGATCTTTAAAGAGTTTAGCCGTGACTTTTTTGATCTGATTGTCATAGATGAGGCACACCGTGGAAGTGCAGCAGAGGACAGCCAGTGGAGAGAGATACTGGAGTATTTTGATGGTGCAGTACAAATAGGTCTTACCGCAACTCCAAAAGAGACAAAATATGTGAGCAATATCTCATACTTTGGTGAACCAGTTTATACATACTCTTTAAAGCAAGGGATTGATGACGGTTTCTTGGCTCCATACAAAGTGATCCGATTATCGTTAGACAAAGATGTTGAAGGATGGCGACCATATAACGGACAAACTGATGATAAAGGTGAAGAGATTGAGGACAGAGAGTACAACACAAAAGACTTTGATAGAAATCTAATCCTTACCCAAAGAACAAATCTTGTAGCAAAAAAGGTTACTGAATATCTAAACGCAAATGACCCTTATATGAAAACGATTGTCTTTTGTGTAGATATAGATCATGCTGAGAGAATGAGACAAGCTCTTGTAAATGCCAATCCTGCTATGGCAAAAGAGAGTAGAAAGTATGTTATGCGAATAACTGGAGATAATGAAGAAGGTAAAAAAGAGCTAGACAATTTCATAGACCCAGAATCTACATACCCAGTCATCGCAACTACTTCAAAGCTTATGACGACAGGTGTGGATGCTCAAACGACAGGGCTAATTGTGCTTGATAGCAATATAGGTTCTATGACGGAGTTTAAACAGATCATAGGTCGTGGTACTCGAATAAACGAGACTTACGGGAAACTCTATTTTACGATCATGGATTTTAGAAATGTTACAAGACATTTTGCCGATTCAGATTTTGACGGTGATCCAGTGCAAATCTATGAGCCAAAAGATGATGACCCTATAACACCTCCAGATGAAGAGATGCCAGAAGAGTTTAGCGACACTGTAAATGAACCAAGTGAGCTATACGGTGAGACTCCAGATGTATCTATCACGGGCGGTGAGGATGGCACTTCTAAACCCACTCGCCATATAGTAAGCGGTGTGAAAGTAAAAGTCTTAAACAAAAGAGTGCAGTACATTGGAGCAGACGGTAAGCTCATCACAGAATCACTTGTGGATTACAGCCGTAAAAATATCAAAAAAGCCTATGCAAGTTTAAATGAGTTTTTACAAGAGTGGAGCACGGCAGAGCAAAAAGAGGCGATCATCAAAGCTCTAAGCGATCAAGGTGTCTTTTTCGATGAGCTTGAGAGCGAAGTTGGCAAAGAGGGGCTTGATCCATTCGATCTTATATGTCACATAGCATTTGACAGACCAGCACTCACAAGAGCCGAGCGAGCAGGCAAACTAAAACAAAACAGTTATTTTGATAAATATTCAGACAAAGCAAAAGCAGTTATAAACGCACTGTTAGACAAATATACCGAATCAGGCATAGAGAGTATAGAAGACATCGCAGTGCTGAAAGTACCGCCATTTAACGAATACGGAACTATAACGGAGCTTACAAAACTTTTTGGTGGTGGAAGAACTGGGTATCAGTCACTTATCAAAGAAATAGAACAACATTTATATGCATCGTGATGGGAGAGGAAATAGAAGATGTTAACTAGAGAACAAGCTCAACAATATTTAAAAGACTCTCTTCAAAATCAAAATGCTGATTTCAGAGAAGATCAGTATGAAGCTATTGATACAGTTGTAAACCAAAGAAAAAAAGTTCTTGTTGTTCAAAAAACTGGATGGGGTAAAAGTAGTGTATATTTTATTTCTACCAAGTTTTTAAGAGAGCAAGGAAGCGGACTTACAATTATTATCTCTCCTTTGTTGGCATTAATGAGAAACCAAATAGATTCAGCTAAAAAACTCGGACTAAATGTTGTAACAATTAATTCCTCAAACACAGATGATTGGGATTTAATCAAAGCACAAATTTTACGAAACGAAGTTGATGCACTTCTTGTCTCTCCAGAAAGATTGGCAAATGAAAACTTTATGCAAGAAATATTGGAACCAATTTCTGGGAGTATTGGACTATTTGTAATTGATGAAGCACATTGTATTAGTGATTGGGGTCATGATTTTCGACCTGATTATAAAAGAATTACAAATATATTAAAACAAATGCCTGTAAACACACCCATTTTAGCAACAACAGCAACGGCAAATGATAGAGTAATTACCGATATTGAAAATCAAATTAGTGGACTTGTTACAATTAGAGGAAGCCTTAAAAGAGAAAGTCTTTCTTTGCACAATATAAGACTTCCTGAACCGTCTCATAGACTCGCTTGGCTGCTTGAACATTTACCATCTTTTGAAGGATCTGGAATCGTCTATGTTTTAACACAGAGAGATGCCAAAGTAGTTGCTCAGTGGCTTAATCAAAATGGTATTGCAGCAAGTGCTTATTTTAGTGGTGTTGAGCATGATGAATTTGAGAGTGGCGATGAGTATAGAATCTTTTTAGAAAATCAACTTATAAATAATGAGATAAAAGTATTGGTTGCTACATCAGCTCTTGGAATGGGATTTGATAAGAGTGATTTAGGTTTTGTAATTCATTATCAAGCTCCAGGATCGATTATCAGTTACTATCAGCAAGTTGGTCGTGCAGGTCGTGGTATAGATGAAGCCTATGGTGTTTTACTAAGCGGACATGAAGATGATGATATTCATGATTTTTTTAGAGGCTCATCGTTTCCAAAAGAGCAAAATATTGCTTTAGTGCTAGAGCATTTGGATAATAGTGACGGATTGTCTATAGTAGATTTACAAAAAGAACTTAACTTAACTCAGGGAGAAGTTGAAAAGACATTAAAGTATCTTAATGTAGAAACACCTGCACCTGTAACAAAAATTGGCTCAAAATGGCATAGAACAGCAAATAAATATGTGCATAATAGAGAAAAGATCGAGGCTATTTTAGCTATCAGACAATCTGAATGGGATGAGATGCAAAGCTATTTAGATACTGATCAATGTTTAATGTTTTTTTTACAAAATGCCTTAAATGATCCGAAGCCTCAAATATGTGGAAAATGTGCTAATTGTGGGACTGCTTTAAGTGGTGAATTCTCTCACGAAAATGGTTTGAAAGCCGCCGACTTCTTGAAAAAAAGCGACATAGTTTTTAACCCTAAAAAGCAAGTAAAATTGGATGCTCTAAGTGCATATGGCATTAGAGGAAATATCAGACCAGAATTAAGAGCCGAAGAGGGACGAATTTTATCTAGATGGGAAGATGCTGGATGGGGAAGAGTCGTCGCAAAAGATAAACATCAAGGTGAATTTTCAGATCAACTAGTAGATGCATTTGTAGAAATGGTTAAAAAGTGGAATCCTTTCCCTGCACCACAGTGGATTACATGTATTCCATCACTAAATCATCCAGCATTAGTTCCAAGTTTTGCACAAAAAGTAGCAAAAAAACTAAATTTACCTTTTATAGCAGCTGTGAAAAAGATAAAACAAAATCAAGCTCAGAAAATGATGAATAATGCCTACTATCAAGCCAAAAATCTTGATGGGGTATTTGAAGTGGAAGATAATATACCTGATAAGCCTGTTCTGTTGATAGATGATGTCATTGATTCTGGTTGGACAGTCACGGTTGCCTCGGCTCTTTTAAAGCAAAAGGGAAGTGGTAAAGTATTTCCTGCTTCACTTGCTACAACTGGAAAAATGTAATGAATGATCTAAGTTTAAATGCACAAGCAATTATTTTATTAACAGCTTATTTTAACAAGGGGGATAAACCTCTTACAATAATGGAGTACTCAAAATTTGCGTCATGGCTTCTTCAAAACAATATGAAACCATCAGACCTTTTAGAATTGAATGCACGAGAAGTTTTAGAGAATTGGGATGATACAAAAATTACACAAGATAGAATACTATCTTTACTATCAAGAGGAAATGCAATGGCAATTTCTCTTCAAAAATGGCAAAATTGTGGAATTTGGATCATTACAAGGGCAGATCCAGAGTATCCAGTAAGATTAAAAAAGAGATTAGGACAAAAGGCTCCGCCAATATTGTACGGTGCAGGCAATAAGAAAATACTCAATACTAAAGGTGTCGCTATTATCGGTTCAAGAGATGCATCCTCAGATGATTTAGACTTCACATTTAAACTAGGGGAAAAACTTGCACAATCAGGCTACAGTGTTGTTTCAGGTGCTGCAAGAGGGATAGATGAATCATCAATGCTAGGATCAATAAATGCTGATGGGACGACTATAGGAGTAGTTGCTGATGCTTTAATGCAAAAAGTTTTATCCAAAAAATATAGGGATGCAATACGAAATAATAATTTAGTATTAATCAGTCCATATTACCCAGATGCAAGGTTTAGTGCTGGTAATGCAATGGGTAGAAATAAATATATTTATGTTTTGGCAGAATCTTCGATTGTAATTCACTCTGGACTCAAGGGTGGTACATGGGAAGGTGCAAAAGAGAATTTTAAAAATGGTTGGGTAAGCCTTTTTGTAAAGAAAAATGATGATGTTAATTCAGGAAATCAAAAACTTCTTGAGATGGGCGGTTTAGAATTAAAAGATTTGGACTCATTGGATTACTTATTTACTACAAATCAAGATGTTAAAACAGCTACAGTTAGTAAAAAAGAGGCATTGGATAAAAGAATTTTAGAACTATTATCTTTAGAAAAATTAACACTCAAAGAGATTGCAGAAAAGCTTGAAGAAGCTCAAAATATAGTTAAAAAAACAATAGATGAACTATTGAATTCTGGAGATATTGAAAAACATCCCACTAGCCCTTTACGCTTTAGTAAAGCTATAAAATTACCCGGACTATAAAACAAATTAAAAGGAATAAATAAATTATGGCATCAAAATACTTATCAAGCTTATCAAAAGAGGATTATGAATCTCTTACGCAAAAGTTGTGGGATATTCAGAATCATAGATGCTTTATCTGTGAAGAAGAAATTGATTTGAAGCTGAACTCAACGAACATAGATCACATTAAACCTCTTGCAAATAAGGGTAAAGATTCTGAAGAAAATTTTGCTTTAACCCATGAAAGTTGTAATAAATCAAAACAAGATGCAAATTTAAAAATTGCCAAGGTGCTAGCACGGTTGAAAAAAATACAAGATGATGTATCCTTAAAAGGCAGTCACGGTGCTTCATTAAAAGATGTTTTGAAATTTTACGATGGGTCAAAATTTGATTTTAAATGGACTCAGGAAGATAATATTGTTAAATACTCATTTTCACAAATTGGTGACAATAAGATATATCAAGCACCAATATTTACTGATAATCTTTCAGGTGAAAAATCTATATTTCTAGAAATACCAATAGAATATCTTTATCACGATGAAATTATCAATCCAAGAGGCATTAACAGTTCAATATCAAAGCTAGTAAAAGAATTTGATAAAGGAAATCCGCAATTACATTTAAGTTTAGTAAGAATTCATGATAATAAACTAAAAGTATTTGATGGTCAGCACAAGGCGGTAGCACAAATATTATTAAATACGAAAAAACTAGTAGTCAGAGTTTTTCTAAACCCTGATATAGATAGATTGACAGAAACCAATACAAATGCAGGAAGTAATTTAAGGCAAATTGCATTTGATAAATCTATTATGCGTCAATTAAATTATACTTTATATTCTGAAAGGGTTAAAAAATATCGAGAAGAACATAATTTAAAAGAGGATGATTATACATTCTCAGAGCAACAACTCGTAGACTATTTTAAGGGTGATGGTGCGAATATAAAAAAATATATAACTGATGCCATCAAGCATTCTGTTACAAACTCTAAAGAAAATAAGTTGAAAGACTATATTGATTTTGAGGGTAAAGCTAAAGATTTGCCAATATCTTATAGTGCTTTTGATAAAACAATTTTATCAACATTTATTAGTACTAAACTAATCTTAAAAACTCCGATTGACTATAAGACAGATGAGGGATTGAATCCAAGAGAAATAGAGATTGATCAGATAGTAAAACTTCTCAATATTTTGGCTGATATAGTCTATGTAAATAAATTTCAACCTGAAATTGGGGTGTATAGAATTGAAAACAAAATTATTGACAAAAAAGATTCTGATATCTCTGATGAGCATTTAATTGCTTATAGAATGAGCAAAGAGGAGATAATGCACAATTGGCTGCAATATTTGCAAATGGTTATAAAAGCCTATATGTCAAATACTGGGAAGATAATCAATGACGATGAAATTTTTCAACAACCTTTCGATGAACAGCTTTGGAAAAATATACGAAACTTTGTGAAAAATTTACGTGATCTTCCACTTTGGAAAGATAGAGGAATGGCAAGTACAGTTTTTTCTGGAAAAAATACATATGATTATTGGAAAGCTATATTTCAAACTGCTAAAACTCCAGATAATGCTGTTGTTTTAACTAAACCGCTAAATTATATGGAAATGATTAAATATGACGATACAAGAGAATAGCTCTTTTATGAAAAAATAAAATACAAACAAATAAAAGGAACAAATAAATTATGGCAGATATTTCAAATATCGTAAAATCAATTCAAAACATTATGAGAACAGATACGGGTGTCGATGGGGATGCTCAAAGAATTTCACAACTTGTGTGGATGCTTTTTCTAAAAGTATTTGATGCAAAAGAGGAAGAATTTGAACTAGAAAGTGAAAACTACAGATCTCCAATCCCTGAAAAACTTAGATGGAGAAGCTGGGCTACAGATGATGAGGGCTTAACGGGTGAAGAGTTGATGCTTTTTATAAACAATGAACTTTTCCCAACACTTAAAGAGCTTGACATCACTACATCTAACGCTTATGCTCCACTTGTAAAAGGGATGTTTGAAGATGCCTACAACTACATGAAGTCTGGAACACTTCTAAGACAAGTGGTAAACAAACTTGAAGAGATAAACTTTGATAACCTTTCAGAGCGACACCTGTTCAATGACATGTACGAGCAGATACTCAAAGATCTTCAAAGTGCAGGAAATGCAGGAGAATACTACACCCCAAGAGCCGTGACAGAGTTCATAGTGCAGATGGTTGATCCAAGACTCGGTGAAAAAGTATTTGACCCAGCATGTGGAACGGGAGGCTTTCTTATAAGCTCCATAAACCACATCATGAAAAGCGATGTAAAAACGGCAGAAGATAAAAAGACACTAGAACATACAATCCAAGGGATAGAGAAAAAACAGCTTCCCTACATGCTATGTCTTACAAACCTTATACTTCACGATATAGAAACGCCAAGTGTCAGACATGACAACTCGCTATCGTATCCTCTAAAAGACATCACTCCAAATGAGAGAGTGGACTGCATTGTGGCAAATCCTCCTTTTGGCGGAACAGAAGAGCAAGGCATAGAAAACAACTTCCCAGCAACTTACCGTACAAGAGAGACGGCAGACCTGTTTTTACTGCTTTTTATACAGATGCTAAAACCAAGAGGCAGAGCTGGGATAGTTCTGCCAGACGGTACACTTTTTGGTGATGGCGTAACAGCTAGGATAAAAGAGAAACTCCTTGAAGAGTGTAACCTGCATACCATAGTAAGACTGCCAAACGGGATATTTGCTCCATATACGGACATAAATACAAACCTGCTTTTCTTTACAAAGGGTGAGCCGACAAAAGAGATATGGTACTATGAGCAACCACTGCCACAAGGGTACAAAAAATACACCAAAACAAAACCAGTAAAACTGCAAGACTTTGAAGAACTGAAAAAGTGGTGGAACGATAGAGTTGAAAATGAACTGGCTTACAAAGTCGATATAGATACTATCAAAGCAAATAATTTTAACCTTGATGTGAAAAACCCTCATAAAGGTGAAGTAGAAGAAGAACTTACAACAAACGAGATTATAGATAAGATAGAAGCTTCGATGAGCAAAAGTGTAGAGCTACTTGAAGAGATAAGAGGTTTGGCTAATGCGAGAGGTTAAATTCTCAGAAGTCTTAAAACAGTACAAAATATACCATTTTGTTGAAGATGGTACAGAATACAGACAAGTAACTATTTCTATACATAGTGGGGTTTCATTTCGTGGAACTAAATTTGGTAGAGATATTGGGCGTAAGAGACAGTTTGTTATAGACCTTGAAGAGTATCCTAATACTTTTATCTTCACACGACAAGGTGTTCAAAATGGTTCTTACGGTATAGCTCCAAGAGAGGTTCATGGTTGTGTAGTAACTGAAAATATGCCTATGTTTTCAATAGAACCAACTTTAAATCCAGGGTATCTTGAATACTATTTACAAACTAATCATTTTCAAGACCAGTTACAAGCTTTAAATGCTTCTGGATCGGCACAAAAAAGTATTCATGAAAAAGTATTGTTGCAACTAAATATTTTATTGCCAGAGATAGAAGAACAAAAATCAATAGTAGATGAAATCAAATCTGTAGAAAATAAACAATCAAAAGTTTTAGAAGAACTTCAAACACAATCAAAACTAATAAACAAACTTAGGAGCTCAATACTCAGTGATGCAGTAAGCGGTAAGCTAGTTCCACAAGATCCAAATGATGAAAGTGCAGAAGTTTTACTAGAGAAGATAAAAGCCGAAAAAGAAAAACTCATTAAAGAGGGAAAAATAAAAAAACAAAAACCTCTACCGCCAATAAGTGAAGATGAAATACCTTATGAACTTCCAGATGGCTGGGTTTGGTGTAAATTTGAAGAAGTTGCTAATCTAATTACAGATGGAACACATCAAACACCAACTTATACAGATAATGGAAAATTATTTGTTTCAGCAAAAAATGTCAATCCTTTTCAGTTTATGCCTAAATACAATGCAAAATATGTATCAGAAAATGATTATGAAGCATATATAAAAGATAGAAAAGCAGAATTCAAAGATATTCTGTTAACACGAGTTGGCTCAAATATTGGACAAGCAGCAGTAATTGACCAAAATATAGACTTTGCAATTTATGTAAGTGTTGCCTTGATAAAACTAAATCATAAGTATTTATCGTCAGAATATTTTGCAATTTGGCTAAATTCACCAATAGGTACACAAAGTTCTATTAGTAATATATTAGGTCGTGGAGTTTCTCAAGGAAATCTAAATTTGAATTTTATACGAAGTTTTTTAGTGCCACTTGCTCCATTAGAAGAACAAAAACGAATAGTTGAAAAAGTAGAAAAACTTATGGCTTCATGCGATGCACTGGAACTTGAAGTACAAAACAGCAAAATAGAAACAGAAAAATTAATGCAAAGTGTACTTAAAGAGGCGTTTTTATGATATTTGGAGTTTATAATGTTTGAAAATAAGACAATTTATCAAGTATATTTTTATAATTTATCTCTTGTACCTTTATATTTAACATTTATAATTCAAGAAATTAGTATTGATAGTTTTTTACCTTTAACTGCGGATCATTATAAGACTATAGCGAGTCAAAATATTGTTTCCATCGTTTTATTTATTTTGGTGTTGATTTCAGTTAGTGCAATTTGGTATATAAACAGGGAAATTAAATATGGTCTAAGAAACCCTCAACAATACTCAAATATTAAGCCCGCTGATTTTGAACATTTGGCATTTATTTCTACTTATATAATCCCTCTTGTAGCTTTCAAATTTGATACTCCAAGAGATATATTAGTCTTGTGTTTTGTAATTATATTTATGGGATTGATATACATAAGGGCAGGACTATACTATCTGAACCCTATATTACTTCTTTTTGGTTATAAGATTTTTAAAGCGACAAAAAGCTCTGGTGAAGAGTATATTTTACCGACAAGAGAAACAAGTCTTACAGGTAGTCAAAATTTGAAGTACATAGATTTTGGTGGAAATATTCATTATGTAAAAAAAACTTAAAGAGGAGTAGGCTGTGACGAGAGAAAATGTAGTATCGGTTATTGAAGGGGTAGAAAGTGAATGTGGAATGGAGTTGTATTTTGTCTTGGATGATGACTCAATAAAATTCGCACGTATAAAAGAAGAAGTGACAGATGAATTGAAAACACAATTTCTAAATGAACTTAAGCAGCTTTTTGTAGAAGATGATGGCTATAGTTTATTGAATGTACAAGAAGCTGATGAATCCCGTGGTAATGTCTTTTATTACTTTGATAATGAAAATGTTTATGATAATTTGAAATTCATAATTGAGTTTTCAGAAACTGAAAATAATGATACTTTTTCTTTTAGTGA is a window from the Sulfurimonas crateris genome containing:
- the kwaA gene encoding anti-phage protein KwaA; translation: MFENKTIYQVYFYNLSLVPLYLTFIIQEISIDSFLPLTADHYKTIASQNIVSIVLFILVLISVSAIWYINREIKYGLRNPQQYSNIKPADFEHLAFISTYIIPLVAFKFDTPRDILVLCFVIIFMGLIYIRAGLYYLNPILLLFGYKIFKATKSSGEEYILPTRETSLTGSQNLKYIDFGGNIHYVKKT